The genomic stretch TACAGTCAATTAATGAATTTTGTTCTCTCATGATTTCAATTGTTTCTCTTACACGTACTAGAAGTCCACATGGGCATACTATTCCCACCCACTCCAAGGCCATTTATGTCATTTCACCTCccccaagaaatttttttttttttctttcccccaCACATGCCATACTACTAATACTTTCTGATCCTCCCTCCCATATTAAATCCCGCCATGTCTCTTCCATTCCATTCCTTCCAGCTCAAAACCTAATACTCTACTATTAACCCCTTCCTCCCCACTTGGCTCTCCTGAATTATTCTTCTtctgaaagagaaaaaaaaacttacatGAACATCATTACATGATTTGCATGTATGAATGTGCAGTTTTATCAGTAGAGTTTAACTAGAGAAAGAGATTTTTTGAAAGCCTGAAGGGGGACATCTCATTTTATTCTAGCCTTGGATGGCCACGGCGTGGATGAAGTCGTTACAATGCAAGTCAAGAGCAGTAGACGACGTCGTCCACCACAAACACAAGGTCCTAACCACCACCACTACCCCCCATTCGAACCCCAAGAACCACCACCATCTCATTCCCAACTCCGGCGGCTGCAGAAATAGCGTTCAAAGTCTGAAGGACGTGGTGGAAATGACTAAACAAGCAAAACCCAGAAAGCTAAAGTCCCCACCGGCGGAATCACCGCAGCCACCACAAACCCCACCGGCTAAAGATGCAAAAAGATCGCTTCCAAGAAAGCCCGAACCCGTTTCACACCAACCTGCCACGAGGGGTCGTCCTAGTAGTTCCCGAATCTCACGCTCCGCTGAGTCGTTCTTCCCCGCTTTGACTGAGCTTCCTGAGGGCCATCCCTCCCGTAATGTGGTGGAGATTATCTTCCACACAAGTTGGTCGCCCAAGGCATTTTCGGGTCGGATCGAGATGGTGTTCAAGGTCCAGAATTTGCCCCGGACGGTGACCCGTTTTGAGGAGTATAGGGAAGTAGCGAAGTCCAGAGCGGATGCTGCTGGTGGGCTGGGCGTGAATGGTGGCGGTGAAGATCACGCTCGGTGTGTTGCGGACGGGAACGAGGTGATGAGGTTTTATTGCTTGGGACCCACAAGTAGCAGCGGCGCGTATGATGCTGGTGGTTGCGCGTGGGCTTTCAGCGGGGTTAAAGGGGCGGCGATATGCACCTTTTCGGGGAGTGGTGGGGCCCATGAGAGCGCCGGCGGTGGGAGGGGTAGGAGGGCAATGCTGGTCTGCCGGGTCATAGCTGGTCGGATTTGTAAGCAACTCGGATTTGACTCGTTGGTGGAAGGGCGAGGTGGGTATGAGTCGGTGAGTGGGGAAAACGGCGAGTTGCTCGTTTTTGATTCACGTGCGGTATTGCCCTGTTTTCTTATCATCTACAAATTGTAAAATAACACGAGAAAGAAGTAAGACCACTTTTGCAATTTTCACGTCCAATTTAGTTGTTTGTTTCTTATATAtttggaatttttctgttttaacctctttttttttttttttcttaatccCCGTTCCCCTTTGTTTGCCCTATTTTTTCCGCTGCAATTTTtggacatgtaattattggaaaaaaatgaGGTTGTTAAAAGTTTTCTTCAGCATCGTGTCTCGATAATAAATGAAATTAGGGCCTTATGTGCTTGAAAATTGAACTAATCTACCATGGAAGTCATGATCTGCAGTTGGAACATTACCATCAAAAGTTGATCACAAGTTTGATTGCCTAAATCTGACATTTTTATATTTGAGATAGGCCCACCATTTGTTTCGACCTCATCATAAGGTATGATTCAAAGTTTGATTATTTGTCACACAAACAAAAgggatataaaaaaaaattttaaaaaaaaagttttttgttttgttgagaGCCCTTCATGAACTGTTTTCCTTTTCGTCAAAT from Coffea eugenioides isolate CCC68of chromosome 8, Ceug_1.0, whole genome shotgun sequence encodes the following:
- the LOC113779777 gene encoding uncharacterized protein LOC113779777, which translates into the protein MATAWMKSLQCKSRAVDDVVHHKHKVLTTTTTPHSNPKNHHHLIPNSGGCRNSVQSLKDVVEMTKQAKPRKLKSPPAESPQPPQTPPAKDAKRSLPRKPEPVSHQPATRGRPSSSRISRSAESFFPALTELPEGHPSRNVVEIIFHTSWSPKAFSGRIEMVFKVQNLPRTVTRFEEYREVAKSRADAAGGLGVNGGGEDHARCVADGNEVMRFYCLGPTSSSGAYDAGGCAWAFSGVKGAAICTFSGSGGAHESAGGGRGRRAMLVCRVIAGRICKQLGFDSLVEGRGGYESVSGENGELLVFDSRAVLPCFLIIYKL